TCGTTGCTTCCTGCTACGCGGAACACCTGCCCGCTATCCTCATCACCACCTGGGCGAACGCGGACGAGGCAAGTTCTATACGAAAGTATCGTCGACAAGTCCCGAGCGTCTTGAAGCGAGGTGGGACGACGGGGGCGGAGACCGTACGCGTGGCGCTCGAGCAGGCGGCACAAGAGGTTAGCGGGACGACTCCTCGTGCTCGACAGGCTTTCCGCACCGTAGTACGAATCGCCCACGTCGAGGGTCAGCCGGGGTCAGACTTGGAGGTGATAGTCCCCGGGTGGCGGCCCGCTCAGGCCGTCGTTATGTCGCGATCGCTATTGCCGGCTGATCTTGCTCATTGGGACGGCGAGCGTTTGAGGGGTTCGCGGCTCTTCGCGAAGGTGAACATTTTCGCTGACGAGCCCGGCGATCTGTACTTCGAGGATGTTGAGCTAGCGCCGGAGGATTCCTCGAATTGGCTGTCCGGCGATCGGAGTATTGATTGACGACCGAAGTGACAGTGCTGGATGTTGGCCACGGCAATGCGGCGGTCGCTCAGGATGGCGATGAGGTGGTCGTCGTAGATGCTGGTCGGGGTCCCACCTTGCTAGATCAACTAGAGACGCAAGGTATCTTAACGGTTAACCACCTGGTCCTGTCGCATGCCGATGCCGATCACATCGGCAGTGCGATCGCTTTGCTTTCGAGTCACATCGTCGTTAAGAAACTTTGGTATAACGCAGATGCGCAAAAACAGAGTCAACTCTTCGAAGACTTGAGTACGTTGGCGTCGGACAAGAGTGACCGGGGCGAGCTCAATGTATCAATGAGTCTCAACTCGGCCGCCAAAGGTGAAATATCGACCGAAAATCTGTCCTTCGAAATCATGCACCCAAGTGTCTCGTGGGCGAGCACGGGCCCTCGGGACGCAAGTCATCGCGGTGGCGAGCTGACATCAAACTCGATGTCAGCCGTCGTGCGGATTTCAGGCGGCAGTAGGTCTGTCCTGCTTTGCGGCGACATGGACTCTCGAGCCCTACTTCATCTGCAGCAAAGGAATATCGACTTAACGGCAGACGTCCTAGTCTTTCCGCATCATGGGGGCCATTGCGACGGAGACGATCAAACATTTGCTCGTGAGCTCGCGGGCGCGGTGCAGCCTGCCTCGGTCGTATTCTCACTGGGCCGCGATGGCTACTCGAATCCACAGCCAGACATCGTCTTGGGCGTACTCGAGGGCTCTCCTGCGAGTCATATCGCCTGTACGCAACTGAGTAAACGGTGTCATCCCACAGCGGTCGCTCGAGATGGACACCTGGCCTCAGTACCCGCAGCGGGGCGTGGACTCGGCAAGTGCTGCGCCGGTAGCTTGCC
This window of the Geodermatophilus sp. DSM 44513 genome carries:
- a CDS encoding ComEC/Rec2 family competence protein, with the translated sequence MTTEVTVLDVGHGNAAVAQDGDEVVVVDAGRGPTLLDQLETQGILTVNHLVLSHADADHIGSAIALLSSHIVVKKLWYNADAQKQSQLFEDLSTLASDKSDRGELNVSMSLNSAAKGEISTENLSFEIMHPSVSWASTGPRDASHRGGELTSNSMSAVVRISGGSRSVLLCGDMDSRALLHLQQRNIDLTADVLVFPHHGGHCDGDDQTFARELAGAVQPASVVFSLGRDGYSNPQPDIVLGVLEGSPASHIACTQLSKRCHPTAVARDGHLASVPAAGRGLGKCCAGSLPFAPLTDSLSSPDLVSHLDFVKANVDTPLCLNLRRARDMLDSDDPIASV